In one Balaenoptera musculus isolate JJ_BM4_2016_0621 chromosome 2, mBalMus1.pri.v3, whole genome shotgun sequence genomic region, the following are encoded:
- the LRFN5 gene encoding leucine-rich repeat and fibronectin type-III domain-containing protein 5 isoform X1, whose amino-acid sequence MEKFLFYLFFIGIAVKAQICPKRCVCQILSPNLATLCAKKGLLFVPPNIDRRTVELRLADNFVTNIKRKDFANMTSLVDLTLSRNTISFITPHAFADLRNLRALHLNSNRLTKITNDMFSGLSNLHHLILNNNQLTLISSTAFDDVFALEELDLSYNNLETIPWDAVEKMVSLHTLSLDHNMIDNIPKGTFSHLHKMTRLDVTSNKLQKLPPDPLFQRAQVLATSGIISPSTFALSFGGNPLHCNCELLWLRRLSREDDLETCASPALLTGRYFWSIPEEEFLCEPPLITRHTHEMRVLEGQRATLRCKARGDPEPAIHWISPEGKLISNATRSLVYDNGTLDILITTIKDTGAFTCIASNPAGEATQMVDLHIIKLPHLLNSTNHIHEPDPGSSDISTSTKSGSNASSSNGDTKISQDKIVVAEATSSTALLKFNFQRNIPGIRMFQIQYNGTYDDTLVYRMIPPTSKTFLVNNLAAGTMYDLCVLAIYDDGITSLTATRVVGCIQFTTEEDYVRCHFMQSQFLGGTMIIIIGGIIVASVLVFIIILMIRYKVCNNNGQHKVTKVSNVCSQTNGAQIQGCSVTLPQSMSKQAVGHEENAQCFKVANDNVIQCSETCSSQDSSTTTSALPPTWTSSTSVSQKQKRKTGTKPSTDPQSEAVTNVESQNTNRNNSTALQLASRPPDSGTEGPTSKRAHSKPNALPTNVDQTVQETQRPELI is encoded by the exons AtggaaaaatttcttttttatctgtttttcattGGCAtagcagtgaaagctcagatCTGTCCAAAGCGTTGTGTCTGTCAGATTTTGTCTCCTAATCTTGCAACCCTTTGTGCCAAGAAAGGGCTTTTGTTTGTGCCACCAAACATTGACAGAAGAACTGTGGAACTGCGTTTGGCAGACAATTTTGttacaaatattaaaaggaaagattTTGCCAATATGACCAGCTTGGTGGACCTGACTCTATCCAGGAATACAATAAGTTTTATTACACCTCATGCTTTTGCTGACTTACGGAATCTGAGGGCATTGCATTTGAATAGCAACAGATTGACTAAAATTACAAATGATATGTTCAGTGGGCTTTCCAATCTCCATCATTTGATACTGAACaacaatcagctgactttaatTTCTTCTACAGCATTTGATGATGTCTTTGCCCTCGAGGAGCTGGATCTGTCCTATAATAATTTAGAAACAATACCATGGGATGCTGTTGAGAAGATGGTCAGCTTACACACCCTCAGTTTGGATCACAATATGATTGATAACATTCCTAAGGGGACTTTCTCCCACTTGCACAAGATGACTCGGCTAGATGTAACATCAAATAAATTGCAGAAGCTACCACCTGACCCTCTCTTTCAGCGAGCTCAGGTCCTAGCAACCTCAGGAATCATAAGCCCATCTACTTTTGCATTAAGTTTTGGTGGAAACCCTTTGCATTGCAACTGTGAATTGCTGTGGTTGAGGCGTCTGTCCAGAGAAGATGACCTGGAGACCTGTGCTTCCCCAGCACTTTTAACTGGCCGCTATTTTTGGTCAATTCCTGAGGAAGAGTTTTTGTGTGAGCCTCCTCTCATTACTCGTCATACACATGAGATGAGAGTCCTGGAGGGTCAGAGGGCAACCCTGAGGTGCAAAGCCCGGGGAGACCCCGAACCTGCAATTCACTGGATTTCTCCTGAAGGGAAGCTTATTTCAAATGCAACAAGATCTCTGGTGTATGATAATGGAACACTTGACATTCTTATAACAACTATTAAGGATACAGGTGCTTTTACCTGCATTGCTTCCAATCCTGCTGGGGAAGCAACACAAATGGTGGATCTTCATATAATTAAGCTCCCTCACTTACTAAACAGTACGAACCATATCCATGAGCCTGATCCTGGTTCTTCAGATATCTCAACTTCTACTAAGTCAGGTTCTAATGCAAGCAGTAGTAATGGTGATACTAAAATCAGTCAAGATAAAATTGTGGTGGCAGAAGCAACATCATCTACGGCACtgcttaaatttaattttcaaagaaatatccCAGGAATACGTATGTTTCAGATCCAGTACAATGGTACTTATGATGACACCCTTgtttacag AATGATACCTCCTACGAGCAAAACTTTTCTTGTCAATAACCTGGCTGCTGGAACTATGTATGACTTGTGTGTCTTGGCAATATACGATGATGGCATTACTTCCCTCACTGCCACAAGAGTCGTGGGTTGCATCCAGTTTACTACGGAAGAGGATTATGTGCGGTGCCATTTCATGCAGTCCCAGTTTTTGGGAGGCaccatgattattattattggtggAATCATTGTAGCCTCTGTGCTGGTTTTCATCATCATTCTAATGATCCGGTATAAGGTTTGTAACAATAATGGGCAACACAAGGTCACCAAGGTCAGCAACGTCTGCTCTCAAACTAATGGGGCTCAAATACAAGGCTGCAGTGTGACGCTGCCCCAGTCCATGTCCAAACAAGCTGTGGGACACGAAGAGAATGCCCAGTGTTTTAAAGTTGCCAATGACAATGTGATACAATGTTCAGAAACTTGTTCAAGTCAGGACTCCTCTACCACTACCTCTGCTTTGCCTCCTACCTGGACTTCAAGCACTTCTGTGTcccaaaagcagaaaagaaagactGGCACGAAGCCAAGTACCGACCCACAGAGTGAAGCTGTCACAAATGTTGAGTCCCAAAACACTAACAGAAATAATTCAACTGCCTTGCAGTTAGCTAGTCGACCTCCTGATTCTGGCACAGAGGGACCCACATCTAAAAGAGCACATTCAAAGCCAA
- the LRFN5 gene encoding leucine-rich repeat and fibronectin type-III domain-containing protein 5 isoform X2: protein MEKFLFYLFFIGIAVKAQICPKRCVCQILSPNLATLCAKKGLLFVPPNIDRRTVELRLADNFVTNIKRKDFANMTSLVDLTLSRNTISFITPHAFADLRNLRALHLNSNRLTKITNDMFSGLSNLHHLILNNNQLTLISSTAFDDVFALEELDLSYNNLETIPWDAVEKMVSLHTLSLDHNMIDNIPKGTFSHLHKMTRLDVTSNKLQKLPPDPLFQRAQVLATSGIISPSTFALSFGGNPLHCNCELLWLRRLSREDDLETCASPALLTGRYFWSIPEEEFLCEPPLITRHTHEMRVLEGQRATLRCKARGDPEPAIHWISPEGKLISNATRSLVYDNGTLDILITTIKDTGAFTCIASNPAGEATQMVDLHIIKLPHLLNSTNHIHEPDPGSSDISTSTKSGSNASSSNGDTKISQDKIVVAEATSSTALLKFNFQRNIPGIRMFQIQYNGTYDDTLVYRCFAD, encoded by the coding sequence AtggaaaaatttcttttttatctgtttttcattGGCAtagcagtgaaagctcagatCTGTCCAAAGCGTTGTGTCTGTCAGATTTTGTCTCCTAATCTTGCAACCCTTTGTGCCAAGAAAGGGCTTTTGTTTGTGCCACCAAACATTGACAGAAGAACTGTGGAACTGCGTTTGGCAGACAATTTTGttacaaatattaaaaggaaagattTTGCCAATATGACCAGCTTGGTGGACCTGACTCTATCCAGGAATACAATAAGTTTTATTACACCTCATGCTTTTGCTGACTTACGGAATCTGAGGGCATTGCATTTGAATAGCAACAGATTGACTAAAATTACAAATGATATGTTCAGTGGGCTTTCCAATCTCCATCATTTGATACTGAACaacaatcagctgactttaatTTCTTCTACAGCATTTGATGATGTCTTTGCCCTCGAGGAGCTGGATCTGTCCTATAATAATTTAGAAACAATACCATGGGATGCTGTTGAGAAGATGGTCAGCTTACACACCCTCAGTTTGGATCACAATATGATTGATAACATTCCTAAGGGGACTTTCTCCCACTTGCACAAGATGACTCGGCTAGATGTAACATCAAATAAATTGCAGAAGCTACCACCTGACCCTCTCTTTCAGCGAGCTCAGGTCCTAGCAACCTCAGGAATCATAAGCCCATCTACTTTTGCATTAAGTTTTGGTGGAAACCCTTTGCATTGCAACTGTGAATTGCTGTGGTTGAGGCGTCTGTCCAGAGAAGATGACCTGGAGACCTGTGCTTCCCCAGCACTTTTAACTGGCCGCTATTTTTGGTCAATTCCTGAGGAAGAGTTTTTGTGTGAGCCTCCTCTCATTACTCGTCATACACATGAGATGAGAGTCCTGGAGGGTCAGAGGGCAACCCTGAGGTGCAAAGCCCGGGGAGACCCCGAACCTGCAATTCACTGGATTTCTCCTGAAGGGAAGCTTATTTCAAATGCAACAAGATCTCTGGTGTATGATAATGGAACACTTGACATTCTTATAACAACTATTAAGGATACAGGTGCTTTTACCTGCATTGCTTCCAATCCTGCTGGGGAAGCAACACAAATGGTGGATCTTCATATAATTAAGCTCCCTCACTTACTAAACAGTACGAACCATATCCATGAGCCTGATCCTGGTTCTTCAGATATCTCAACTTCTACTAAGTCAGGTTCTAATGCAAGCAGTAGTAATGGTGATACTAAAATCAGTCAAGATAAAATTGTGGTGGCAGAAGCAACATCATCTACGGCACtgcttaaatttaattttcaaagaaatatccCAGGAATACGTATGTTTCAGATCCAGTACAATGGTACTTATGATGACACCCTTgtttacag